The genome window CGGGGAACCGGGAGGAGAACAAGCGCATCCTGATGGACCTGGACGTGGTGCTCAAGAGCCACGACTGCCCCTACATCGTGCAGTGCTTCGGCACCTTCATCACCAACGTgagccccccgggcccccccatTCCTTACAcaccccccctcaccccctcacccccccgaCTCGCCCCTCCCCGGGTCAGGATGCGGCCCCCGGGGCCCTGAGGGGGTGGCGGCGCTGGGACGCACCCCTCCTGTCCGCTGTCACCGCAAGGGGCGCTCGGcatccccaggacccccccccgggggtgccaGGACCCCGTCCCgcatcccccaccccccctgggggtcccaggaCCCGTCCCGTGTCCCCCGTCGGTCCCAGGACCCCCTCCCTGGCTGCCCCCTTGCCCCCCGGCAGTGCCGcagcccctccctgcctccccccatccctcccagtCCCCGTCTGcgcccctccccgtgcccccagaccccctccccgcccccagaccccccccaataccccagtccccctccccgtgccccccagaccccctccccaccaccacgtcccctccccgtgcccccagccccctccccgtgcccccaggcccgcccccagacccccccatgcccccagaccccccccataccccagctcccctccccaccaccacatcccccctccccctgcccccagacccccttcCCACCACCATGTCCCCTCCACGTGCCCCCAAACCGCCCCACCATGCCCCCAGAcctctccctgtgcccccagccccctccccaccaccacgTCCCCTCTGCGtgcccccaaacctccccccatgcccccagacccccccccccataccccaggccccctccctctgcccccagcccccctccccaccaccacgccccccccccggtgcccccagaccccctcccccatgcccccagccctcctgccccccaccaCGGcccttccctgtgcccccagacccctcccagtgcccccagccctccccccaatgcccccagcGCCCCTCCCGGTGCCTCCAGCCCCCCTCCCTCACCACCACGcgcacccccccccttttacccccccccccagaccgACGTCTTCATCGCCATGGAGCTGATGGGCACCTGCGCCGAGAAGCTCAAGAAGCGCATCCAGGGCCCCATCCCCGAGCGCATCCTGGGCAAGATGACGGTGGCGGTGAGCGGGGACCCGGGTTGGGGGCGACGGGGGCGCGGGGAaacgcccccccggccccgagggACCCCCGCTGACCCCCGCCCCTTTGCGTCCCCCCCGCAGATCGTGAAGGCGCTCTTCTACCTGAAGGAGAAGCACGGCGTCATCCACCGCGACGTGAAGCCCTCCAACATCCTCCTGGACGAGCGGGGCCAGGTCAAGCTCTGCGACTTCGGCATCAGCGGCCGCCTCGTCGACTCCAAGGCCAAGACCCGCAGCGCCGGCTGCGCCGCCTACATGGCCGTGAGCacccgggggtgccggggggggagggtggggggcgCCTCGGGGGTGgggagcaccccagggtgctgcttTGGGGGACgggagcaccccagggtgctgcctTGGGGTgggagcaccccagggtgctgcctTGGGGGTGTCATCACCCCACAGTGCTCCGTTGGGATGgggagcaccccagggtgctgcccGGGGGATGGGGAGCACCTCGGGGTGCTGCCTCTGGGGGTGGGGAGCACCCCAAGGTGCTGCCTCTGGGGGTGgggagcaccccagggtgctgctttgggggaggtgggagcaccccagggtgctgcctCTGGGGGTGGGGAGTACCCCAAGGTGTTGTCTTGGGGTGcggagcaccccagggtgctgcccGGGGGCGGGGGAGCATCCCAGGGTGCTGCGTTGGGGTGGGGAGCACCCCAAGGTGCtgctttggggggggtgggagcgcCCCAGGGTGCTGCCTTGGGGTGGGgtcaccccagggtgctgcccggggggggtggggagcacCCCAAGGTGCTGCCTTGGGGAGGTGGGGTCACCCCAAGGTGCTGCCCCTGGGGTGgggagcaccccagggtgctgcctgGGGGTGGGGAGCACCCCAAGGTGCTGCCTCTGGGGGGCATGGGgtcaccccagggtgctgccccggggggtggggagcaccccagggtgctgccggGGGAGTGTGGGGagagcaccccggggtgctgggcgGTGGGGAGCGGAGCCGTGGCggcagtgctggggggctctctggggggctgcccccgagATCTGGGTcttttgggggtgttttggggtgccGGGAGGGTGCCgaggggcgttttggggggccgcagggggctgtttgggggtgcagggggctgTTTGGGGGCGTTCCGGGGGTGGTGCcggggtgttttgggggtgctgccccccccagcacccacagccgccccctgccccccccgtgcAGCCGGAGCGCAtcgaccccccgaccccaccaAGCCCGACTACGACATCCGCGCCGACGTCTGGAGCCTCGGCATCTCCCTGGtcagcgcggccccgcggccccagCGTGTCCCGAAcccatcccagtgtccccaacgCGTCCCCAGCGTGTCCCTAGCGTGTCCCCaacccatccccgtgtccccagcgtGTCCCCAACTTATCCTCACATCCCTAACGTGTCCCTAGCGTGTCCCCAACGCGTCCCCACGTCCCTAACGTGTCCCTGGAATGTCTCCGGCACGTCCACAACACACCCCCAacgtgtccctgtgtccccagcacGTCCCCaacccatccccgtgtccctaACATGTCCTCAGCGCGTCCCCAacatgtccccgtgtccccaacccatccccgtgtccctaATGTATCCCTAGCGTGTCCCCAAtgcgtccccatgtccctaacGTGTCCCTGGAATGTCTCTAGCAtgtccccaacgtgtccccaaCCCATGCTCATGTCCCTAACAtgtccccaacgtgtccccaacccatccccgtgtccccaacaTGTCCCCCTAGCGCGTCCCCAACaagtccccatgtccccattgtGCCCCTGGAACGTCTCCAGCACATCCCCAACACATCCCCagcatgtccccatgtccccaacatgtccccagcccatccccatgtccccaacgtgtccccaaacccatccccgtgtcccccccaagTCCTCCCATGAAGCGGTGGTGCCACCACGTCCTGCCCACGTCCCGCTGTGACACCCTTACAGTCCCCGTTGTCGCCCTACCTCGTCCCCACTGTCCCCGCTGGGGTCCCACCGCAtccctgctgtgtccccagcaTCCCCCTGCGCCCCTGCCATGTccccgccgtgtcccccccggTGCCAGCAGCGTCCCCGCGGTGTCCCCGCAGGTGGAGCTGGCCACGGGGCAGTTCCCGTACCAGAACTGCAAGACGGACTTCGAGGTGCTGACgaaggtgctgcaggaggaccccccgctgctgccccccgccATGGGCTTCTCCGGGGACTTCCAGGCCTTCGTCAGGGACTGGTGGGTGACGAGCCACCCCCCGGGCTGGGGACACGTCCCCtggctgtcccccccccgggtccccgaGGTGCTGACCTTgttccctctcccccagcctcaCCAAGGACCACAGGAAGAGACCAAAGTACAACAAGTTACTGGTGGGTGCCCGCGACCCCGCGTCGtccccaccccgtgtccccacgtccctgtccccgccTTGTCCCCATCCTGGTGCCCCGACATCCCTGTCCCCCACGTTGTCCCTGTCCTGGTGTCCCCACGTTGTCCGCGTCCTGGTGCCCAcgtgtgtccccatgtccctgtccccacatcccgTGTCCCCACATTATCCACATGtctccccatgtccctgtccccacgttGTCCCTGTCCCCGCCTTGTCCCCATCCTGGTGTCCCCATGTTTTCCCCGTCCTGGTGCCCATgtgtgtccccacgtccctgtccccaacATTGTCCCCGTCCTGGTGTCCCCACatccatgtccccacatccgtgtccccatcctggtgtccccacatccctgtCCGCACGTTGTCCCCAtcctggtgtccccatgtccctgtccccaccttgTCCCCGTCCTGGTGTCCCCGCATCCCTGTCCCCAACATTGTCCCCATCCTGGTGTCGCCATGTGTGTCCCTGTATCCTTGTCCCCCCCGTCCTGGTGTCCCCACGTCCGTGTCCCCATCCTGGTGTCTCCgcgtcccatgtccccatgttaTCCACGTGTGTCCCCCTGTctccgtgtccccatccctgtgtccctgtccccacgtcctgctctctgtccccacgtgtccccgtccccacgaTGCTGCGACGGGGACTCGGGGCCAGGCGCCCCCGCGTGTCCCCGcgtgtccccacgtgtccccgcGCTGCTCACGCCGCCTCCCCCGCAGGAGCACAACTTCATCAAGCGCTACGAGACGCTGGAGGTGGACGTGGCCTCCTGGTTCAAGGACGTCATGGCCAGGACAGAGTCCCCGCGCACCGCCGGTGGCCTCAGCCAGCACCACCTCCCCTTCTTCACCAGGTAGCACCCGGGGCACCCCCCCGGggcaccaccccccccccgtggcgCCCCCGACGGCCGCCGCGCGCCCCGCTGGGCGCTGACAGCCCCGGCGTGTCGCGGCGtcgcgccgccgccccggcgcCTCCCCAGTACGGCCCCGTTCCTCGGGCGCGTCCTGGAGCGCCGCGGCACGTCCCGCTGTGtccccctcctgctctgctcgtCCCAAAGGGGCGTTGCGCCGGCGCAGGGCGatgcccctgcccacccccccgCCGTGGTGGCCcgcccgtgcctcagtttccccgccACGGGTgccaccgtccccgtccccgacCCCAGCGCCTGGGGACAGAGATGGGGACGGGACCCGGCTGTGGGGTGCCGGCAAGGGACAGCGCGGGGCTGCGACGCGGGGACACGGCACGGGGACACGGCGTGCTGCGGCCGTGGCACGGGGACGTGGCGAGGGGACGCGGCACGCCGTGGCGTGACACGCGGCTGTGACGGGGGGACATGGCCCAGGGACGCGGCACACGGTGACACGACACGCGGCTGTGACACGTGGCTGTGACGTGGGGACATGACGGGGGGACACGGCACGCCGTGGCGTGACACGGGGACgtgacacggggacacggcCCGGGATGTGACGCGGGCGCCGCGCGGCGGGGTGTGACGCGCGGATGTGACACGGGGACGTGACACGGGGGACACGGCACAAGGATGTGGCACGGGGATGTTGCACGTGGGGATGTGACGTGGGGATGTGGCACGGAGGTGGCATGGAGGACGTGGcgcggggacaccggggacgcCCCAGGGACGTGGCGTAGACGGCGCAGAGGTGGCACGTGGGGATGTGACGATGGCGAGTGGCACGGGGACGCGGCATGGAGAGGGACAACGCGGGGACGCAGCACGGAGGCGACACGGCGGGACGGCGCAGAGGTGGCACTGGGACGGCTCGGGGATGCGGCGCGGGGACGCGGCGCTGAAGAGTGACAGGTGGCGTAAGGACGGGACGCGGCGCGATGGCCTGGGGACGCGGCACGGAGAGGTGGCCCGGAGCGATGGCAGGGGGACGTGGCGCTGAAGGACGCCGCGGGGACACGGCGACGTGACGCGGGGACACGACAGGGGTGTGACACAGGGACACGGCCCGCGGACGCCCTGGGGGCAGTGGTGGCCCCTTGGGGACAGGcgcggggacagaggggaccCGGCGGCGCTGGGGACGCGGGGCCACGCAGTGACAATCAGCGCCGGGCCGCGTCccccggggtgtccccggggtgtccccgtgtccccgcagcaCGTGCCGTTTTAGTGCATTGTGGGCGTGGGGCGGCTCCGCCTCGTTACCCTTGGTATTAATTAATGTTATTATGATAAAGGCGCATGTGGAACCCACCGGCCTCCTccctgggggggagggggacactggggacatgaGGGGACAGTGGGACATCAGGGATGGgagggacactggggacatcgGGGCCAGGGGTGGCACAGGACATGGGGCCATCGGGAATGGGGACGCGAgggacagcagggacatggggacatcagCAGTGtaggggggacactggggatactgggggacactgggggacactgggatatCAAGGAtgttgggggtgctggggacatagggggacagtggggacagggggacatcaAGGACGTAGGGGACGTAGGGGGACATTAGGGCCAGGGGTGACACAGGACATGGGGCCATCaaggatggggacgtgggggacaccggggacatGGGGCATTGGGACGGCAACGAtactggggacatgggggacactggggacatgggggacactggggacgtgggggacgTTGGGCTATCGGGtgttggggacactggggacagcagggacgtGGGTGCAGGATGACTCGTGGGGCACAGTGGGCGCCCTGGGAGGCCTCTGGGGCATCCCAGAGGAAACTGGGGGCGACTGGGAGGCGGCCGGGGGAGCTGGAGGGTGCTGGAGCTCAGCCGGATCAAAACCACCCCGCCCCCTGCGCCCCCTGCGCCCCTTCCCCCTCCTTGTGCttcgctgccccccccccgcttcccaGGTGCTTGGGGTGGGCTCCGGGTGGGCTCCGGGTGGGCCCC of Anser cygnoides isolate HZ-2024a breed goose chromosome 34, Taihu_goose_T2T_genome, whole genome shotgun sequence contains these proteins:
- the MAP2K7 gene encoding LOW QUALITY PROTEIN: dual specificity mitogen-activated protein kinase kinase 7 (The sequence of the model RefSeq protein was modified relative to this genomic sequence to represent the inferred CDS: inserted 2 bases in 2 codons); this encodes MAASSLEQKLSRLEAKLKQENREARRRIDLNLDISPARARPIIVITLSPAPAPSQRAALQLPLVSDGGGRAAAPEGAQHPPPPXRPRNMLGLPQPPFLVPRSVESIEIDQKLQEIMKQTGYLTVGGQRYQAEINDLENLGEIGSGTCGQVWKMRFRKTGHVIAVKQMRRSGNREENKRILMDLDVVLKSHDCPYIVQCFGTFITNTDVFIAMELMGTCAEKLKKRIQGPIPERILGKMTVAIVKALFYLKEKHGVIHRDVKPSNILLDERGQVKLCDFGISGRLVDSKAKTRSAGCAAYMAPERIXPPDPTKPDYDIRADVWSLGISLVELATGQFPYQNCKTDFEVLTKVLQEDPPLLPPAMGFSGDFQAFVRDCLTKDHRKRPKYNKLLEHNFIKRYETLEVDVASWFKDVMARTESPRTAGGLSQHHLPFFTR